From the Theileria equi strain WA chromosome 4 map unlocalized gcontig_1105316255041, whole genome shotgun sequence genome, one window contains:
- a CDS encoding hypothetical protein (encoded by transcript BEWA_049360A) — protein MVVIQLLLFLFTCILVRSENVPKGTINGVVLDVDSINSVNVTVEEGTLYGVAFKSFFLRGDQFFTSVVEGGATLWKAGAEGKCTAVNVFKREGHSPLLTLYNKGLGLSCFEKEAGEWKAIGAEEFDLKHAGMRAGSRALPKSPVLDLGHVDDKIASNYENLLGGALQKSILPIESFFSKVTEYGATIWDGSGDKECSMAFYRYRNGAAILTLQVVGKGSKAEFIYFKNVGSGWVSVSEEEFKTVDGRILGTTKYTKKDACTLDLSSVDTQTVYVDIETENGLSEVMYIPKHEKVITAIVDRSELLWVAKEGEVCSLVFFSQKDSIALLDLHIKNIENEYESRHFERVGAAWTPISVNEYDTRLDELKESGGTSVVTLDISEPSSSSIEVDESTEFGVSHTAFLPADGHFIKSVMDGSETIWVSGGDEVCLIARTSSKNGYPSLLILFNKTEYRSNFLCFVQDGSSWKQITKGEYNEMMKDMDNLPKAAQKLLLDALVDDNTKVTLDLVNPNKEKITVVEYELDEAIQKRYTPNAGFFIASVVESETSIWDAVDPEECVAVGSYSKNDIFLIVVQIKKSDGYDFKYFEKVEGKWEELDEVRLSDRLEILNFYIQKDSFSTIPVAFDIYKSDDRVTLRDSYHSGVHHKQFSIKRGFHICHVSEGENRVWSSTEGEKCTSVNLYNTDELSFITLWLKTGKTVSIKRFEQIGGNWEEITMDTFSRKLQEAKMFRKYEPEEPADSSAISLDISVPDRINLAVHEEIHFKVLEREYSPKKDVNITSVVDSGKELWKVSGDEKCIFVNQFSLDSSTIIYLRVKNGEVFVPKCFEKTGDTWKEITEDDFFNTLDVMMGKYNKESSGPSDGFTLDIANPSKENVISTSFNLNGANQSTFRPKNRVNTTSVVNGENTIWEAKNGEKCTIVSVYTREDDAVVCINTEKDGKERRVRLEKIDNDWVKITKSAFFDRIKAMSQKKQVKKTTAKLDIVKLDVSTFGSPEYLDEDGVKHTEYTPREGSRIVSVVDGSKNLWVAQDGEDCFFASFSYSEGVTTVYLDIIKDGEFEPVSLKKQNGEWSKVTDGQLNKEIEDLLVKRIVEVPQDVDTPAVPSSVLDLAAPNEAGIDISTKVVNEIVYKKYSPKKGSRIDIVMDSGMAVWSIGSYEECKFVKSYTDGENTLLTVCFYAGDDYSFKYFTKNDTWVPLSKDSFAVNLEIMLNHNNHDHASKELAETGSFGPLYNGFKLDLENPDLSKLNFRNEDSKGVNYKGYDPKDALFISSIVEGDVPVWRSKYDDKCIAATVASKGDSKLLSVFTICGYSFETLYFEKNGNEWTIISGNEFKAKMGDLSNFILDISNLNETKISTYGYEKGNVSHKGYIPKGEFITRVVDGEADIWTASRDENCKFVSSYTLDNFVILYISVETNKTEFKYFGKGESGWTPISSDVYYDLLWKFTHFGNEDTSLKANTTLNIEYPDPSTINAFIKDYRENDYTCGNYTPKEGVLVNSVIDSDGEIWTATGDERCTFVAVYYSHGTTILLANVKRGDETEFHCFERTDIKWIRITESQFFDTMKMILKAGRFTLDIADPDKKKVEVYDREIQGVKHRTFFPNRALELTKVTEAGVDIWTGADGDKCTAATLSTKDTRAVMLLHVKNGDSFEFKYFGKNDGKWSEVDRDTFYDTLRDMMENSGKLPTSHTALDLAKPNENKFVLESKGKSGISYVSVKPKKGVTVTSVSDSKIMLWKGRSGEKCKKIELYNHSNHTVLYMRVKRSGSKKSLRFVKTSGKWKKIGKKEFFMLLRDMMEHSRQEMVELARESPADYSFDISSPDDSKVDLYEETEFGVSFKGYTPKPGVLITSVFDEDFDLWIGKDGEKCVLLGRHINGDSEIISLYIQKGQTYQSKYFVRGVEWLEITKRAFFYKLNTMKEVTCTIDISNPDDNVKMFDDVLNGVNYRWYYPKNDIPVTSVVDSGFTFWKSNSKAKCPVVNVYTKGDITLLLLYVVNSEKSRFKYFEKIDGEWIGITEAEFDERLNGAKTGEIPSTSTGDLLSAKKSLPVKEVSESTDFVLDISNPDVSKVFTIHSTYNDLDNFKFAAYSELSIAKVVDGKVTFWEAGSGKKGTLVDLLYKAKEYKLFAVIPDQDDYTTASFFERVDDEWTSVDFEYYQIKLNDYYQWVPSDDYNKRVLDNYQEWVLAEGDYTEKFEFYN, from the coding sequence ATGGTAGTCATACAGCTATTGCTGTTTTTATTTACATGTATTCTCGTTAGATCCGAGAATGTCCCCAAAGGGACGATAAACGGCGTCGTGTTGGACGTTGACAGTATCAACAGCGTCAACGTAACCGTAGAAGAAGGCACTTTGTACGGAGTTGCCTTCAAATCCTTCTTCCTGAGAGGCGACCAGTTCTTCACCAGCGTCGTAGAAGGTGGAGCTACTCTCTGGAAAGCTGGCGCTGAGGGAAAATGCACCGCCGTAAATGTTTTCAAGAGGGAGGGTCATTCCCCTCTTCTGACCCTTTACAACAAGGGTCTAGGTCTTTCCTGCTTCGAGAAGGAAGCTGGCGAATGGAAGGCCATAGGGGCCGAGGAGTTTGACCTCAAGCATGCCGGAATGAGGGCCGGCTCCAGAGCCCTCCCCAAGTCTCCAGTTTTGGACCTTGGACACGTTGACGACAAGATCGCCAGCAACTATGAGAATCTCTTGGGAGGTGCTCTTCAAAAGTCTATCCTTCCCATAGAATCCTTCTTCAGCAAGGTCACGGAGTACGGTGCCACAATCTGGGATGGCTCAGGAGACAAGGAGTGTTCCATGGCCTTTTACAGGTACAGGAACGGAGCTGCTATCCTCACCTTGCAAGTTGTCGGCAAGGGAAGCAAGGCAGAGTTCATCTACTTCAAGAACGTGGGTTCTGGATGGGTCTCTGTTTCCGAGGAGGAATTTAAAACTGTCGATGGACGGATCCTAGGCACAACCAAATACACGAAAAAGGACGCCTGCACGTTGGATCTTTCATCCGTCGACACTCAAACTGTCTATGTGGATATAGAAACTGAGAATGGTCTCTCTGAGGTCATGTACATCCCAAAGCACGAAAAGGTTATAACTGCAATTGTTGACCGTTCGGAGCTCTTGTGGGTAGCTAAAGAGGGAGAGGTGTGTTCGTTGGTATTCTTTAGCCAGAAGGATAGCATTGCTCTGCTAGACTTGCACATTAAGAATATCGAAAACGAGTACGAATCCCGCCACTTTGAGAGAGTTGGCGCAGCCTGGACACCAATTTCAGTTAATGAATACGACACCAGACTTGATGAGCTCAAGGAATCCGGCGGGACCTCCGTAGTGACACTCGACATCTCTGAACCATCCTCCTCCTCTATCGAAGTCGATGAGAGTACCGAGTTTGGCGTCTCTCACACCGCATTTCTTCCAGCAGATGGACACTTCATCAAGTCTGTTATGGACGGTTCAGAGACCATTTGGGTTTCCGGGGGTGACGAGGTCTGCCTTATTGCACGAACATCCTCCAAGAACGGATACCCATCTCTTCTCATCCTCTTTAACAAGACTGAGTACAGAAGCAACTTCTTGTGCTTTGTACAGGATGGCTCTAGCTGGAAGCAAATCACAAAGGGAGAATACAACGAGATGATGAAGGATATGGATAACCTGCCCAAGGCTGCCCAGAAGTTGTTACTTGACGCCTTGGTAGATGATAACACCAAAGTCACTCTTGACCTCGTTAACCCAAACAAAGAAAAGATTACCGTTGTAGAATATGAACTCGATGAAGCCATACAAAAGAGATACACCCCGAATGCTGGCTTCTTCATCGCCTCTGTTGTCGAGTCTGAGACCTCCATTTGGGATGCTGTAGACCCCGAGGAATGCGTGGCTGTTGGCTCATATTCCAAGAATGACATATTCCTCATAGTTGTGCagataaagaagagtgatggCTACGACttcaagtactttgaaaaggtggaGGGTAAATGGGAAGAACTTGACGAAGTTCGACTTTCCGATAGATTGGAAATCTTGAACTTTTACATTCAAAAGGACTCATTTTCCACCATCCCAGTCGCCTTTGATATCTACAAATCTGACGACAGGGTTACCTTGCGCGACTCTTATCACTCTGGAGTACATCACAAGCAGTTCTCCATCAAGAGGGGCTTTCACATATGCCACGTATCTGAGGGAGAGAACCGTGTCTGGTCCTCCACTGAGGGTGAAAAATGTACCTCTGTAAACCTCTACAACACTGATGAATTGTCCTTCATCACTCTGTGGCTCAAGACCGGAAAGACCGTTAGCATCAAGCGCTTTGAACAGATTGGAGGTAACTGGGAGGAGATAACCATGGATACATTCTCCAGGAAACTCCAGGAGGCGAAGATGTTTAGAAAGTACGAGCCAGAGGAGCCTGCAGATTCTTCCGCCATCTCCCTTGACATTTCAGTCCCAGACAGAATTAACTTGGCTGTCCATGAGGAGATTCACTTTAAAGTCTTGGAAAGAGAATACTCCCCAAAGAAGGATGTTAACATTACCTCCGTCGTTGATTCTGGCAAGGAATTGTGGAAGGTATCTGGAGACGAAAAGTGCATTTTTGTGAACCAATTCTCGCTGGATTCTTCAACTATCATTTATCTGCGtgtcaagaatggagaagTATTTGTGCCAAAATGCTTTGAAAAGACTGGTGATACATGGAAGGAGATTACGGAGGATGACTTTTTCAACACTTTGGACGTCATGATGGGCAAATATAACAAGGAATCATCGGGACCATCCGACGGGTTTACGCTAGATATTGCCAATCCAAGCAAGGAAAATGTCATCTCAACGTCATTCAACTTAAACGGCGCAAACCAGTCCACATTTAGACCAAAGAACCGCGTTAACACCACCTCTGTAGTTAACGGTGAGAACACAATCTGGGAGGCCAAGAATGGCGAGAAATGCACTATTGTGAGCGTTTACACAAGGGAAGATGACGCAGTGGTTTGCATTAACACCgaaaaggatggaaagGAAAGGAGAGTTCGCTTGGAGAAGATTGACAATGACTGGGTTAAAATCACAAAGAGCGCATTCTTTGACAGGATAAAGGCCATGAGCCAAAAGAAACAAGTGAAAAAGACCACGGCTAAGCTGGACATTGTCAAACTCGATGTTTCCACCTTTGGATCCCCTGAATATCTAGACGAGGATGGAGTCAAGCATACCGAGTACACTCCCAGGGAAGGATCACGCATTGTCTCTGTTGTAGATGGCTCCAAAAACTTGTGGGTTGCTCAGGATGGAGAGGACTGCTTCTTTGCCAGTTTCTCCTACAGCGAAGGTGTCACCACCGTGTACCTCGACATCATCAAGGACGGCGAATTTGAGCCTGTCTCCCTCAAGAAGCAAAACGGTGAGTGGAGCAAGGTCACGGATGGTCAATTGAACAAGGAAATTGAGGACTTGTTGGTCAAAAGGATAGTTGAGGTTCCTCAGGATGTTGACACTCCAGCCGTCCCTAGTTCTGTTTTGGACCTTGCTGCTCCAAACGAGGCGGGTATAGACATTTCCACAAAGGTTGTCAACGAGATTGTCTACAAAAAGTACTCGCCAAAGAAGGGTAGCCGCATAGACATTGTCATGGACTCTGGCATGGCTGTCTGGAGTATCGGATCATACGAAGAGTGCAAATTCGTCAAGTCTTACACTGATGGAGAGAATACACTTCTCACAGTATGCTTCTACGCTGGTGACGATTATTCCTTCAAGTActttaccaagaatgaTACTTGGGTTCCTCTCTCAAAGGACAGCTTTGCCgtaaatttggagatcATGTTGAACCACAACAACCACGATCATGCGTCCAAGGAACTTGCAGAGACAGGATCCTTTGGACCCTTGTACAATGGCTTCAAGTTGGACCTTGAGAACCCAGACCTTTCGAAGCTCAATTTCCGCAATGAGGACTCCAAAGGCGTAAACTACAAGGGATATGACCCCAAGGATGCCCTATTCATCTCTTCAATCGTTGAGGGTGATGTGCCCGTTTGGAGGTCCAAGTATGATGACAAGTGCATTGCAGCAACCGTCGCATCAAAGGGCGATTCTAAGCTCCTGTCAGTATTCACCATCTGCGGATACAGCTTTGAGACTCTctactttgaaaagaatggcAATGAGTGGACCATCATCTCCGGAAATGAATTCAAAGCCAAGATGGGCGACCTCTCAAACTTTATTCTCGACATCTCCAACTTGAACGAAACCAAGATTTCCACTTACGGATATGAAAAGGGAAACGTCTCCCACAAGGGCTACATTCCCAAGGGAGAATTCATCACCAGAGTAGTAGATGGCGAGGCAGATATATGGACCGCTTCAAGAGATGAAAACTGCAAATTTGTGAGCTCCTACACTTTGGACAACTTTGTCATCTTGTACATCAGCGTTGAGACTAACAAGACCGAATTCAAGTACTTTGGAAAGGGAGAAAGTGGTTGGACGCCAATTTCAAGCGATGTCTATTATGACCTCTTGTGGAAGTTCACTCACTTTGGAAATGAAGATACATCCTTGAAGGCAAACACCACTCTCAACATTGAGTACCCAGACCCCTCTACAATCAATGCATTCATCAAGGACTACAGAGAGAACGACTACACCTGTGGCAActatactccaaaggaaggaGTTCTTGTAAACTCTGTTATTGATAGTGATGGAGAGATTTGGACCGCCACTGGCGATGAAAGATGCACCTTTGTGGCAGTTTACTACAGCCATGGGACCACAATTCTCCTCGCAAATGTCAAACGTGGTGACGAGACAGAGTTCCACTGCTTCGAGAGGACAGACATTAAATGGATAAGGATAACCGAATCTCAGTTCTTTGATACcatgaaaatgatactCAAGGCCGGAAGATTTACCCTTGACATTGCTGATCCTGACAAGAAGAAGGTTGAGGTTTACGATCGTGAAATCCAGGGAGTCAAGCACAGGACCTTTTTTCCAAACAGAGCCCTTGAGCTGACTAAAGTTACCGAGGCTGGAGTCGACATTTGGACCGGAGCTGATGGAGACAAATGCACAGCTGCCACTCTGTCTACCAAGGACACTCGCGCTGTAATGTTGTTGCATGTCAAGAATGGCGATTCATTCGAGTTTAAATACTTTGGCAAGAACGATGGCAAGTGGAGTGAGGTCGATAGAGACACCTTCTACGATACCTTGAGGGACATGATGGAGAACTCTGGCAAACTCCCAACATCTCATACCGCTCTTGATCTCGCCAAGCCAAACGAGAACAAGTTTGTTCTCGAGTCCAAGGGAAAGAGTGGCATCTCCTACGTCTCCGTTAAACCAAAGAAGGGTGTAACCGTCACTTCTGTCTCAGACTCTAAAATAATGCTCTGGAAGGGTAGGTCAGGTGAAAAGTGCAAGAAGATTGAATTGTACAACCATTCCAACCACACCGTCCTCTACATGCGCGTGAAGAGGTCCGGTTCCAAGAAGTCTCTTCGCTTTGTCAAGACCTCTGGaaagtggaagaagattgGAAAGAAGGAGTTCTTCATGCTATTGAGAGACATGATGGAGCATTCCAGACAGGAAATGGTAGAACTTGCCAGAGAATCCCCCGCTGACTACTCATTTGATATTTCTAGCCCTGATGATTCCAAGGTAGATCTATATGAGGAAACCGAATTCGGGGTATCCTTCAAGGGgtatactccaaaacctGGTGTCCTCATAACCTCCGTTTTTGATGAGGACTTTGACTTGTGGATAGGaaaggatggagagaagTGCGTACTCTTGGGACGTCACATCAACGGGGACTCTGAAATTATCTCCCTTTACATCCAAAAGGGCCAAACCTATCAATCCAAGTACTTTGTCAGAGGCGTTGAGTGGCTAGAAATTACCAAGAGAGcattcttctacaagttGAACACCATGAAGGAAGTCACATGCACAATCGACATTTCTAATCCTGACGACAATGTGAAAATGTTTGATGATGTCCTCAACGGTGTAAACTATAGGTGGTACTACCCCAAGAATGACATACCAGTGACTTCCGTTGTTGACTCTGGATTCACATTCTGGAAGTCAAACTCCAAGGCAAAGTGCCCAGTGGTAAATGTTTACACCAAGGGTGACATTACtctccttcttctttaCGTTGTGAACTCTGAAAAGTCCAGGttcaagtactttgagaagattGACGGAGAATGGATCGGTATAACCGAGGCAGAATTTGATGAAAGGTTGAATGGCGCCAAAACTGGGGAGATCCCATCAACAAGCACAGGAGATCTTCTCTCTGCAAAAAAGTCTCTTCCTGTTAAAGAAGTTTCCGAGAGCACTGATTTTGTTCTCGACATTTCCAACCCAGACGTCTCAAAGGTCTTTACCATCCATTCTACCTACAACGATTTGGATAACTTCAAGTTTGCCGCCTACTCTGAACTCAGCATTGCCAAGGtagtagatggaaaagtTACTTTCTGGGAAGCTGGATCTGGCAAGAAGGGAACACTTGTAGATCTCCTGTACAAGGCTAAAGAGTACAAACTTTTTGCAGTCATCCCAGATCAGGATGATTACACCACCGCTTCATTCTTTGAGCGTGTAGATGACGAGTGGACTTCAGTAGACTTTGAGTACTACCAGATAAAGCTTAACGACTACTACCAATGGGTCCCATCTGATGACTACAACAAGAGGGTCTTGGATAACTACCAAGAGTGGGTTTTGGCAGAAGGCGACTACACCGAAAAGTTTGAATTCTACAACTGA
- a CDS encoding hypothetical protein (encoded by transcript BEWA_049370A), translated as MVGKVTILIEKTDKNINKHESDGDRDQYKYNNGSITITKECNILGSSSYFILVHKPRVNSYIDAVKYNGNSLQTTASLQSYGSVHVYYWAGDEDRESPLAIGLMTRYVSTYYEIICKDQNILFNELSSSNELEDALDRQNCKRNNAHVLNIRQKDGISYKCSACKNVEIRLKCSKGSGYVEVTHTLSHNAKIGTIVEGTHYAKGFDSGIFTETSMAVYFSEVIESETPLIISFRNEEKYYTCDKERGWKVAEGITSETLETDIPKQRCKRTKTHRIELSRQSGYHCSICNAQIEVEEQKNYAQYNVYKQCTHDKDFSVSSFVFEETIQAGITLPKGIEYLHVYFYPKESKSPVFVYIPYEDAYRYSTAVWYRKLYSDGNEWIIEERLPKYFDSSTVELLQKICEEIKPKHLSIPQSQNPKAPDMIPKVEQNGVSSLSSPSKYDSYGMLIGAVIGGLACLCLVGVAMWKVGPSVRTRLASIQPLL; from the coding sequence ATGGTTGGTAAAGTCACAATCCTCATTGAAAAGACTgacaaaaatataaacaaacatGAAAGTGATGGAGATAGAGACCAATATAAGTACAATAATGGAAGTATTACTATAACCAAGGAATGCAACATTTTAGGGTCTAGCTCCTACTTTATCCTCGTACACAAACCAAGAGTAAACAGTTACATCGATGCAGTGAAATATAATGGGAATAGTTTGCAAACAACCGCCTCTTTGCAAAGTTACGGTTCCGTAcatgtctactactgggcGGGTGATGAAGATCGTGAGAGTCCACTTGCCATCGGACTCATGACTAGATACGTTTCCACCTACTATGAGATTATCTGTAAGGACCAAAACATCTTATTCAATGAGTTATCATCTAGTAATGAGCTTGAAGATGCACTTGATAGACAGAATTGTAAGAGAAACAATGCGCATGTTCTCAATATTCGCCAAAAGGATGGAATTAGCTATAAATGCTCAGCCTGTAAAAATGTCGAAATAAGGCTtaaatgttccaaaggGAGCGGGTATGTAGAGGTTACACATACTCTATCTCACAATGCAAAAATAGGCACAATAGTAGAAGGTACTCATTATGCGAAGGGATTTGACTCTGGGATATTTACCGAGACCAGTATGGCCGTTTACTTTTCTGAAGTTATTGAATCTGAAACACCTTTAATCATATCGTTTAGAAATGAAGAGAAATACTACACATGCGATAAAGAACGTGGATGGAAGGTGGCGGAAGGGATAACATCGGAGACACTTGAAACTGATATTCCAAAGCAAAGATGcaaaagaacaaaaacTCACAGAATAGAACTCTCCCGTCAATCAGGCTATCACTGCTCTATTTGTAATGCCCAGATTGAAGTGGAGGAACAGAAGAATTATGCACAGTATAACGTTTACAAACAATGCACTCATGATAAAGATTTTTCGGTTTCCTCATTTGTTTTTGAAGAGACCATACAAGCAGGTATTACACTTCCAAAAGGAATAGAATACTTGcatgtatatttttatcCTAAAGAGAGCAAGAGTCCCGTTTTTGTCTATATACCATACGAAGATGCTTATAGATACAGCACTGCTGTCTGGTATAGGAAACTTTATTCCGATGGAAATGAATGGATTATAGAGGAAAGGTTACCAAAATATTTCGATAGCTCCACTGTAGAGCTGTTACAAAAAATATGCGAAGAAATAAAACCAAAACATTTGTCAATTCCTCAAAGTCAAAATCCTAAAGCTCCAGATATGATACCCAAAGTCGAACAAAATGGTGTCTCTTCCCTCTCCTCACCTTCAAAATACGACAGTTATGGAATGCTAATTGGCGCCGTCATTGGTGGCCTAGCCTGCTTATGCCTTGTTGGCGTTGCAATGTGGAAGGTAGGACCTTCAGTAAGGACTCGTTTGGCCAGTATACAACCCCTCCTGTAG
- a CDS encoding hypothetical protein (encoded by transcript BEWA_049380A) encodes MVEGVTIKLGVKPKSDEESGQTYEEGTSSGRITIKVTRSSFPPGVGSTANFYEYKHEENTGGGKELTVKRVLDDSGKEINTSRLKGVPKVTSISSYCWKHGGKVLLVSITTNDKVTKYYVRSSGNPQWYSINGGSQPIQLQPEVLEQKLDQQNCYFNKLITMNLTKDVYVAGKRYCCYNHIGQGKVTVTPAPISCNQHPGSSHLTYYKHEVNYAGGVQLAGIEYYKNGNPSRRKKITIPNLNLPAKDSVKVYTFYCDNGKDPVLIYVEFTGGSGVTGWFKKGSGTDAWERISSDLNGITPETINNCNSGGWTKLKSALKGVSCTDYEACKTTPKVPSTTIPVPPVSLGALTEEAVEKYWKIILSSVVPGATPIIIDASHSSAALIKTLSKPAGPSKEAIIGGSVGGVLGTGALGLGIWKGPALLARLITRL; translated from the coding sequence ATGGTAGAAGGAGTAACAATTAAACTTGGTGTAAAGCCGAAGAGTGATGAAGAGTCTGGACAGACTTATGAAGAAGGTACTTCCAGTGGTAGGATTACCATTAAAGTCACAAGATCTTCCTTTCCTCCTGGAGTTGGATCTACTGCGAACTTCTACGAATACAAACATGAGGAAAACACTGGTGGAGGGAAAGAGTTAACGGTGAAGAGAGTATTGGATGATAGTGGTAAAGAAATAAATACTTCTAGACTTAAAGGTGTTCCCAAAGTAACTTCCATTTCCTCTTACTGCTGGAAACATGGAGGGAAGGTTCTCTTAGTAAGTATTACTACCAATGATAAGGTAACCAAGTATTATGTCAGGAGTAGTGGTAATCCTCAATGGTATTCAATCAATGGAGGTTCTCAACCCATTCAACTCCAACCTGAAGTCCTTGAGCAAAAACTAGATCAACAGAACTGTTATTTCAACAAATTGATTACAATGAACCTTACCAAAGATGTATATGTGGCAGGAAAGAGGTACTGTTGCTACAACCACATTGGCCAAGGAAAAGTTACTGTCACTCCTGCACCCATTTCCTGTAATCAACATCCGGGTTCAAGTCACCTTAcatactacaaacatgaggTTAATTATGCTGGTGGAGTTCAGCTTGCAGGTATTGAGTACTACAAAAATGGCAATCCCAGtcggaggaagaagataacAATTCCTAACCTTAATTTACCTGCCAAAGATTCAGTAAAAGTCTATACTTTCTATTGTGATAATGGTAAGGATCCAGTGCTCATTTATGTGGAATTTACTGGAGGTTCAGGTGTTACAGGGTGGTTTAAGAAGGGGAGTGGTACTGATGCATGGgagagaatctccagtGACCTCAACGGCATAACACCAGAAACCATTAATAACTGTAACAGCGGAGGCTGGACCAAACTTAAAAGTGCACTAAAAGGGGTTAGTTGTACAGATTATGAGGCATGTAAAACAACTCCTAAAGTtccttctactactatTCCTGTTCCTCCTGTCTCTCTTGGAGCTCTAACTGAAGAAGCTGTAGAAAAGTATTGGAAGATTATACTATCTAGTGTAGTTCCTGGAGCTACTCCCATCATTATAGATGCTTCTCATTCTTCTGCTGCTCTGATTAAAACCTTGTCTAAACCTGCTGGACCTTCAAAAGAAGCAATAATAGGAGGATCAGTTGGTGGAGTACTAGGAACAGGCGCTTTAGGACTAGGAATATGGAAAGGGCCTGCCCTACTTGCACGACTAATCACTCGTCTGTAG
- a CDS encoding hypothetical protein (encoded by transcript BEWA_049390A), producing MHTYQLDLYPYLEVKEGIKRVDNKDGVPKGYKSFRYTSSDGDVFDLSVVLYSGKALRGIISSMINVDEIITYFKGGHENLLIVKIVAGLGDYLYFNPDTNENLENVRFSEFLYEGDDEFGMNHLKKILDNIDENSGFDIIKLSKVDKDFTKDIYHSSNFIFDLTQTNDKYVPELSDRELTVTKKNNIDKYPKIQHQYKNPFNVKGIKLSNSEYMKVKGGLPDDLIDEFMVYYSSESKRDPLLVTLRIYSHKELCAPSYYFLSKTNDHGGKWDIREICSVIGEKNGELEKVLENIATNGKLDIGKIKDPNDLKSKLGDISNGLTIDLTKAEGPPGKTSHYVSDGVSIPYKKKQEREKQYTVVLHADIYSFSIKMIRIDEKTELREDKLPPCGTLFRKLKVYYPDQTYKDIVFIELECSNDIAVDDAPVCVYYYSKDGKGEWKAYRLDTNVLLSNAKYGDLEKDLVVYNIRENHGHIDLSKFQNIEKLGGEFNPCIKNGGIERRNKPKNSATKGNKDDEYAEDISENSTRSQVIGYVLASLASVMTIGIGAYLIWPSMRRHIYSSFI from the coding sequence ATGCATACATATCAGCTTGATTTATATCCTTATTTAGAAGTTAAAGAAGGAATAAAACGTGTTGACAATAAGGACGGGGTTCCCAAAGGATACAAGTCGTTCAGGTACACTAGTTCTGATGGAGATGTCTTCGATTTGTCCGTTGTTCTTTATAGTGGGAAAGCTTTGAGGGGTATAATATCGTCTATGATTAATGTTGATGAAATAATAACGTATTTTAAGGGTGGACACGAAAATCTGTTAATAGTCAAGATTGTTGCTGGACTAGGTGACTACCTTTACTTCAATCCAGATACTAATGAAAATCTAGAAAATGTCAGATTCAGTGAGTTTTTATATGAAGGGGATGATGAATTTGGAATGAACCACCTGAAAAAAATACTTGATAACATAGATGAGAATAGTGGATTTGATATTATAAAACTAAGTAAAGTAGATAAAGATTTCACAAAGGATATTTATCATAGTTctaattttatatttgatCTTACCCAAACGAATGATAAATACGTGCCTGAGCTTTCGGATCGAGAACTAACTGTGACAAAAAAGAACaatatagacaaatatCCAAAGATTCAGCATCAGTATAAGAATCCATTTAATGTTAAAGGTATTAAACTTTCAAATAGCGAATACATGAAAGTTAAGGGGGGTCTTCCAGATGATTTAATCGATGAATTTATGGTATATTATAGTAGTGAGAGTAAACGCGATCCTCTTTTGGTAACTCTTAGAATTTATAGCCATAAAGAGCTGTGTGCTCCTTCCTACTATTTTCTATCTAAGACTAATGATCATGGAGGTAAATGGGACATTCGAGAAATATGTTCAGTTATAGGTGAGAAAAACGGGGAACTTGAAAAGGTTCTAGAGAATATAGCTACAAATGGAAAACTTGATATTGGCAAAATAAAAGATCCTAATGACCTAAAGAGTAAGCTCGGTGATATAAGTAACGGACTCACTATTGATCTAACCAAGGCTGAAGGACCTCCAGGAAAGACTAGTCACTATGTTTCTGATGGAGTAAGTATTCCTTATAAGAAGAAACAGGAGAGAGAAAAACAGTACACGGTTGTTTTACATGCAGATATTTActccttttccatcaagATGATTAGAATTGATGAGAAAACTGAGTTGAGAGAAGACAAACTTCCTCCCTGTGGAACATTGTTCAGAAAACTAAAAGTTTACTATCCTGATCAAACATACAAGGACATAGTTTTTATTGAACTAGAGTGTTCCAATGACATAGCTGTAGATGACGCTCCTGTTTGCGTTTATTACTATTCCAAGGACGGGAAAGGTGAATGGAAAGCTTACAGATTGGACACCAATGTTTTACTTAGTAATGCTAAATATGGAGATTTAGAAAAAGACCTTGTAGTTTATAATATTAGAGAGAACCATGGACATATAGATCtttcaaaatttcaaaatattgaaaaacTAGGCGGTGAATTTAACCCAtgtataaagaatggaggaaTAGAAAGGAGAAACAAACCAAAAAATAGCGCTACCAAGGGAAacaaagatgatgaatatgCAGAAGATATTTCAGAAAATAGCACCAGATCACAAGTCATTGGATACGTTCTTGCAAGCCTGGCATCTGTTATGACAATTGGTATTGGTGCCTATCTCATATGGCCTAGTATGAGAAGGCACATATATAGCTCTTTTATTTAA